ATGTGGCCTGGGCGTCCAGCGTCTTCCTCTTCGTCGCGTACCTGCTGTTCGTGATCGGCTGGACGCTCAGCAGTGGCCTGGGTCCCTGGGGCACCGCCGCCGGTCTGCTGCTCTGCCTCTTCGAGCTGGTCGCGGCGTTGCTGGGCGCGGCCTACCTGTGGGAGCTGTGCGACGCGCTGGGCAGTCAGGTGTGGCAACGGCGGGTGCCGGTCGACCGGTCCGTGGAGCTGGCCCGGCGCAGCCGCACCCGGGCGGCGGCCACGCTGCCCTTCGTCAGCCTGCACGTGCCGGCCCACAACGAGCCACCGGACATGGTGATCGACACGCTGCGCCGGATGAAGCTGATCGACTATCCCCGCTTCGAGGTCATCGCGATCGACGACAACACCGGCGACGAGGCTCTGTGGCGACCGGTCGAGGCCTGGTGCGCCGGGCACGGCGTCACGTTCTTCCACCTCGACGGCTGGCCCGGCTTCAAGTCCGGGGCGCTGAACTACGCGTTCGGCGAGCTGGCCGACCCGGCCGCCGAGATCATCGGGGTGGTCGACTCCGACTACCGGATCGATGCCGGGTTCCTGCGCCGGTGCGTGCCGCTCTTCGACGATCCGCGGATCGGGTTCATCCAGGCGCCGCAGGACTACCGCGACTGGCACTCGGTACCGTATCTGCGCTGGCTGTACTACTCGTACCGGTATTTCTTCGCGGTGTCACAGCCGTCCCGCAACGAGCGCGACGGGGCGATCTTCGCCGGGACGATGGGGCTGATCCGCCGGGAGGCGCTGCGCGCCGTCGGTGGCTGGGACGAGTGGTGCATCACCGAGGACGCCGAACTGTCGCTGCGCCTGCTGCGGGCCGGCTGGTCCGGTCTGCACGTCGACGCGTCGATGGGTCGCGGGGTGATGCCACTGACCTTCGAGGCGCTCAAGAGCCAGCGCTACCGCTGGTGCTTCGGCGGCATCCAGATCATGCGGATGCATTTCCGGTCGCTGCTGCCCGGGCCGCGCACCGAGCACAACCGGCTGTCGCTCGGACAGCGGTGGGCCTACCTGTCCGGGGCGCTGCAATGGTACGGCGATCTGCTCGGCCTGATCTTCTACGTCTTCCTGCTGTGCGGCGCGGTCAATCTGGCGCTCGGTGGTGACCAGCTGTTCCGCAAGCTGTCGGCGTTCCTGGTCGCCACCGTGCCGGTGCTGATCGTGCTGGGCCTGCTGCGCGCCGTGGCGCTGCTGCGCCGGGAGACCGG
This window of the Actinoplanes oblitus genome carries:
- a CDS encoding glycosyltransferase family 2 protein; this translates as MRAVLLLAGIVTAPLSSLLIFLPSRRTGAASVIRRVLLTTAFTALVYAVLALLGAPPAQIAGAVIAYLLTGVVWLPCTGRWTARAHVAWASSVFLFVAYLLFVIGWTLSSGLGPWGTAAGLLLCLFELVAALLGAAYLWELCDALGSQVWQRRVPVDRSVELARRSRTRAAATLPFVSLHVPAHNEPPDMVIDTLRRMKLIDYPRFEVIAIDDNTGDEALWRPVEAWCAGHGVTFFHLDGWPGFKSGALNYAFGELADPAAEIIGVVDSDYRIDAGFLRRCVPLFDDPRIGFIQAPQDYRDWHSVPYLRWLYYSYRYFFAVSQPSRNERDGAIFAGTMGLIRREALRAVGGWDEWCITEDAELSLRLLRAGWSGLHVDASMGRGVMPLTFEALKSQRYRWCFGGIQIMRMHFRSLLPGPRTEHNRLSLGQRWAYLSGALQWYGDLLGLIFYVFLLCGAVNLALGGDQLFRKLSAFLVATVPVLIVLGLLRAVALLRRETGATWRDAVGAFFVWQSTALVVARASVQGLFARRAEFLRTPKTGERESLGQALRANWAETLLAALGVAGIVASLTRWDTYSGPLLAGLLVVPTLGLAAAPYYSRAAQRAMLPPELAARRRSEWQRDRRAVLAGTTAGLTLGAAGVAVALLVTLLTAPSTGLVKPPDLNPAPTTRPATTKPTPSQSPSRSPSPAPSSATPSGTPSQSPSASPSESPSSESPAPSSPTVTSTPSPAG